DNA from Camelus dromedarius isolate mCamDro1 chromosome X, mCamDro1.pat, whole genome shotgun sequence:
tatttgttcctctgcattatgtagcctgctttgtacagcctttcggtcagctctcatctcagcaaatgagtttactaattctacttggttcttctttatagcttctatttcatttttgacaccttttttatgtatataaacattttttattgagttatagtcattttacaatgttgtgtcaaattccagtgtagagcacaatttttcagttatacatgaacatacatacattcattgtcaattctctttcactgtgagccaccacaagatcctgtatatatttccctgtgctacacagtacaatcttgtttatctattctacattttgaaatcccagtcccttcccaccccacccccccatttTGGacgtattttatatctctaaacactgtttcttttagttccttcagtactttgatcactccttttttgaaatcttgatctagtaggccatcaatgtctatttccttgatcgtgctttcagaggatttctcttgatcttttcattgggagtggttcctctgcttcttcatattgctcatgtCTCTCTGgcaccagtgggcaggcaggtcACTGCCCttcccgatgctgcagtcagatgctgcacttgggcgaggcaggtgggcggattgcgccccctcccagcactgtggctaggtgctgtgttcctgccaggaaggtgggttgCCATCCGCCCTCTCccagtcactctgctgctctgtgcagctgcccactccgcCTTGGGTCAGCGCTCCATAGGCGGGCTCGGGGAACACCgcggaacagccccgcccctgctctgtgccaaatctcagctccttgtttgtcttggcggtttgagttctctgaggttccagggcagaaagatcctatctgcctcgggctgtaaacaattctcagtcctgcctaggaggttgcagagcccccggGTGTGGATTCAGGGCTCGGCCCTGCGCCTGCCTGGGtgctgtgcacaggaggagatggcagctgtggctgcaccccacctctcttctcacgaGAAGAGCCAGTAATGGTGccgcgggtctgaggagacaaaggctaaggtgcccctccccccagggcaccccagctgtgttgctttgtttttttgcaatttatgggggaccgaggttgttctgctctgtatcccctcccagccatggtgcgcagccccctgcagtcccatggggctgcctcagtgcagccgccccagtcctctgcccggcttgggcggcctgtcccagcccctggcTGCTGGCTtgcatcttgggctgggtgttgcggggaccctctgtgcccgtttcacttagttctgtcagtcaagggctgctctgtacagatccgagcctctgaggctcctcctctgtcccgctggcctcttgGTTGGAGAGGGGGGAACCCAGCGAaagagcgccagtcctcctttgccgctccctccctgtgggacccgtcccacactgttttgcttttccttctttcttttttccttttctcctaccagagttttggcgtctttgtcttttgaagagggcaatgttctgttggagttcagcaggtgctctggttggctgagtgggtctgtagatgtgagttttggtgtatttgtgggagagggtaagctacaagtgtccttctactctaccatcttgcttctctcccagGATTCTTTCAAACATTGCACAACCAGCTGTCCCATCCACCCAGGCAGGAAGACTAGAAGCCGAGACTCCTGGTGCCTCCTCACCTCCCCAGCGCTCACTTCTCTTTCCCCTTGCATTCCTTTCCCCATTACCTGTACTTCAGTGTCAGCCAAATTCTGTAGCATATAAAACATCAGTTTCTACTTCTGCTGGGAAAGTCATCCCAGTGTAGCTTTGGGTAAGCCCCTAAAGGATTGCAGCCATCCTTCCCAGCCTGGCCTACTGGGCCAGCCCCCTGTTTTACTCTAGCCATGGACTGGTCCCTTTCCTGTCCATTTGGTGACCTGCCAAGTTTAGCTTCAAACCAAAGTCTCAGGCTATGCAGTATGCAAGCACCTCTGTTTATGCtctttttaaatcacatgaaGGTAACTAGGTTTCATTGTCACCACTGAAAAGGACCCATTATAAGTTGTGGACAGCAGTAGTCCAGGGGAGGCGGGGTGTGGCACAGGTTGCCAAGAGCTTCGAaggctgctgctgccacccctcaattttccccctttatttcccCTCTCCTGcgtttctcctttcttctcctttgtcttgtttctgatccccccttttcctcacttttccttttctctactctTCTTTCCATACCCCGGCTTTTCTTTCTGGGCCAGAAACAGAGGGGGGATGCAAAGAACCAAGAGCCCCTGGATTTTACCCTTGGGATACAGGATCTTCTGCTGGTACCCTTTATCACCCGGCTGGTTCTGGGGCTCTTTTCGGAGTCACTGCCTCCCAGTGCTTCTAAAGAGAGCAGCACGCGTGACAGGAATGCACAGCGGTCACGCGGAGTGTGGTCAGCCAtcgggcagggaggggcagactAAGGTGGGAGATGGGAGCCTCGTGTGTCCGGCAAGGGCACTCCTCGGTCCTCCAGAGCACCGCCCCCCTCGGCCACCCCAGCCTCTAAGAAGCAGCTCAGGAAGCTGGAGCTGACCAGACCCAGCAGTAGGCTATTTAGATGCTTTTCATGCTTTTCATGCTTTGTGGTGCAAAAGGATTCAAAGCTCTGTTCTTCCAAGCTGCCTGAGCTGCCTGTCCCGTTAGTCAAGTCGACTCTTAGGCAGCAACTAAAATGCACCTGGCCAGCTCTCCAGCCGCAACAAAGCCACATCTTTCCCAAGGTGCCTACCTGTTGCTAGGAAACTACGCACTGGTACTGTGGGCACCCCCTCCCCGCCAAATCCCCAGGGCGCATGGACTACGGCCAGTGAGCTCCCTAGCTCTGCTAGGAGCCCTCGGATTTGATCCTTAAGATTCCCAGCATCCTCAAAGGGAAGTGAGAAGcatcccactcccttcccccttaATACTTCCTCAAACGTGAAAATGAGAAGTGAAAACTCAAGGCCATCGCCCCACCCCCTTTTATGATCAAAGTGTACAACTGCCACCCATGGCAGCCTTTTGCTGCCTCTCAGGACAGAACAACCTTCAGGTCCACTGTAGAAAACTTGACCCTCCTGCCTTCTGTGGCCGGGCTGCTGCACACTGGCCTCCCAACTCTCACCATCCCAGAGCGGGATTTAGGAGGGCAGAGAACCACATCCTGGTCACGGAGATCTTGCCCCTGGTGGGGTTTTGCTCTCCTCTCTGGTTTAAGAGGACAGTGCTCTTTGTTGAAGAGAGcaacaggagagaggagagagttgTGCAGGGTGGAGCAGAAAACCAGGAAATCACAAGACCGATGTCTTAGAAAGCATATCTCCTccgggagggaggagaaaaaactGGGATTATAGAAAGGAATCTGACTTGTTTCTCAAGTTGTTTTGCCTTTAAAGGGCTTTCTGTGACCCTGTCATTCCCTCACTCAGGGAGAAAGAATggatggggtgagggaggaggggatggtggCAGCTACGGTTTCTTCCCAGTCCTAACATTATATGGCAAGAGACAGAGATTTCAGTGTCTCAAGCATGACCTAAGGAGTGCAAAGGTCAGGCCTGGGGATAAGGAGAATCAGCCAACTGGTCTCAGGCTCCAGACACCTTATAGCAAGGCTGACTGTAGATCACACCAGGCCTGGAAATAACACGCTCTACTCAGACTCAGGCCAGCAGAACAAAGTAAAGGTATTGCCCACCCCCATCAGCGCTTGAACCTTTGAGAAATTTTGGTgtaagttggttttttttttttaatatagcagTTCCTCCTAGAGCTGAGGCACAACAGACAATCGCAGTTCTGCAGCCCTGTTTGGTGGCTTACGTTGGCTCTTCCTGAGAGCCTAAAACTGGCCTCCTGCCTCTCACCATCCCTGTAGACCCCTCCTTCAGGCCTCAGCTGTGCTCCACTACTGCAGCAAGGCAGTGGTACCCACAAGATGTGACCATATTCATTGGAAatagattttggtttttttaaaaaatgccaagcTCATCTTCTATACTCCTGACGTTATGGTCATTCatccaacatttattgagggcctgcTACTTGCCAAGCACCATTCTGAGCTCTGGAGAATAGCAGTGAACAAGAAAGGCAACTTTCCTTGAGCAAGAAAATCATTCAAGTCAAGGGTATACATGGGCCTGGGAGAGAGAAGTGGCCGATGACTCCTAATGTGCTGATTCACTAGGTATTTTTAAAACCCATTATCTGTCCCCTTCCCAAAGACTACGAAAGGTggacaacacagagaaaaatggaatCCTCAAGCAGCCCTGCAACCTGACAAATTGCTCCTCATTCTTATCACTGGCCTTCTCACCTCCatgccttttgtttctctttgctcTCCAGCTGACCCTGCACTTGGGGGGGGTGGGCCAGAGTTTCCATGAAATAGACATTGTTGGACTTAGAAGACTCTAGATCCAAgaaagccacttaacctctctgaccttAGTTTTGTTTTGGTCTGAGATGGGCTCTGTGACATATTTTTGTACCAAAGACTTTCCCAGGTATTAATGGCTGAACCGCAAATGTTCTTAAGGCCCAGACTACTTTTTTGAAGACTAGCTGGGACGCTGTTGCCATAGCTCAAGGGGGAAGTACTGGAGGACTGAGTTAGAAATGTGGTAAAGGGAGCGATGGATTCAAGAGTAAGCATAGAAACAGGAGTAACAGGATTTGGTAACTGACTGAATGCAGGGTccaaagggagggggaggaggattCCGAGGCATCTCTGCATAAGCTTTGGAGCCTGAGTGACTGAGAGTAAGTGGGACCAGCTCAGTTTCATTAACCCTGTGAGGTTTAGGTGCTCTTGGTTGTTCCAAACAGAATCACACTGGGtccatatctatttttaaataatgactgATATTGGGGCATTTTGATCTCACTGCCTAAAttgatattgttttattttgattacaCAGCATTCCAGTGTCtttccatcctcccctccctctggacTTTCTGACGAGCCCCAGTCTGCCTCTCCTTCGCCCAGCTACATGTGGTCCTCGAGTGCTCCACCCCGTTACTCTCCACCCTACTATCCACCTTTTGAAAAGCCACCCCCTTACAGCCCCTAAAGAGGAATGCCTGCTGGCTATTGACATTATTGTGGCTTTTGTATTTCTGCTTTAGTGGAAGTATGTAGGGTACAACATTCAAAGTTGATTCTTCTGCATAGTTTAAAGTTTTACAATGGCCTGCCTGGCTAGGGAAAGATAGGGAAGAAGCTTATTTGTTATCAGTGGGGAGCAGGGGTTGCTAGGCTGAGTGCAGCACCTCCAAGAAGGGCAGTGCACACTCTCTaacccaggctggggagccatCCCAGCAAGCAGCTTGTGTTTGGACCTGCGTCAACCTGTGGCTCCACCTGTGTGCAGCAGAAGCATGGTTGTCATCTGCCTCACTTCGTGTAAATGGAGTGTTGTCCTCCAGCCCTTGGCAGATTGCCACCCTAGCACCTCGGTTGAAGCACCTGGCTTAGAGGCCCTATCTTTCCCTTCCACTACAGTCAGTCCCTAAGGAACATTTCCCAGATGATGGGGCTACATGGTCATTCCAGCGCAGAGAGTTCTGGATAGGACTTTGTTTGCTTGTATCTAGATGTTGAAAAAAGCTGCCCCTCTTTTACTCCTTTCTTCTCCGTATTGTAAAAATGGCTGTTGTGATCATTCAGCTCAGCTTTTGTGATTGGTACCTCCCAAAGGGAAAAGTGCAATATTCCTTCAAGTAGTGGAGAACATGACTGACTGATCAAGCAGCACTGAAATACACAGAGCAACATGTGAGATGTTTAAATAGATCTCAGTTGTACATCTGATAACTTAGGAGACAGCGGTTCTACTACATGTTGCACTTGCTGGAGATAGAAATCTTAAAATTCAGAGTTATAAAATGCTAGATTAGGTTCTTTGGGTCGTGATATGAATTGTTACTAATCTTTGTGACTATTTAATCTTCAAATACTGTGCTTCAACCCCAGCAAACTGCACGTATCCTGCACCCCACCCCAGAAGAATCATCTGTATTTTAATACCACTACTCTTATTGgtcctttttttctgttgagaCCAATCATGACAGCGTTCAAGATTATGAAAGTGTTACAATGCCGCTTTAAGTCTGCAAAACCTCAACTGTAGCCAACTTGACAAATTCTTCAGTATTACTGTAGATTTAAAACCCATCTGGCACATTGTGGTAGGTATTTGTAcagttcttttaaatatatatagctTTAAACCATCAACCTGATGAATTTAACACTTTGGCACCCATGCCTTCACTTCGGAAAGAACATTTTCATTGTGATCTTACGTTAACCTGAGAATCGACTGATTTACAGGACAATTGATAATCCTACACTTGTACAATGTAAAAATACAGGGGCTACAGGAGGGTACCTAACTAGACAGTTCTGCAGACACAGAACACACACAGGAGAAATTTCCAGCCAACTTCGCTACCTCCCGACTTGCTGGATTAGAGGTAGCAGGCAAACGCTGGTGCTCCCATCTACCTTGTAGACACCCAGTCATCAAGAATTATCAAGGCACAAATGCCCTCACTGTTAACAGTAAATGTTTGCAAAACCTTCAGTTGAACTTTCGGCATCATGAACGATGTCTCATCCGGATTTCAAATCTGAACAACTATAATCCTTTTGCGTTACataaaattactattattttctaCAGTTGTGAgcatatttaaaattctattggaGTTCAAAAAGGAATAACCAATTGACTTACTATTACAAATATCAACTTGTAATACTCAATGATATTTTTTGCCGTTTACACTTTACATTTTGCTTTAGAGAACATGTAcgagtatttaattttttaaaggcacCATTACACAGTATATTCTACATTTATCACATTTCTTAGTGTTAAGATTCTATGActcatttgtatgtatttttcttactttacaaAATAACTTGAAACAGTGTAGATTTTGTAACACTTAATTTGAGCAGCTTTTTTATTACATTGAATTATAAAAAGTGCATGTTaccttagaaaaattaatatttgctgCTTTACTCTTTTGCAAAAATATTTGCTGTAATGAAGGAATTTATATTTCCAAAATGTACCTTAACTGCATTTTGTAATATTTACTGCTGTATTCCTAATTCTGCTTTAAAGTATTGAACTGGGcatgaaacattaaaatattaatccagAACCTGAATAAACTGGATGTTGCTTAAAATCTGTATCACTGCCATGTTGGAAACCCAGACTGCTTTTGTGATGtttcaaattaataaaactaTCCTCCTCCTTATCAACTTACATGTGTCTTCATGGAATCAACAGACGTTATCACGAACGCTCTAAAGCAACTGACGGCAGCTGACTGACTTTTGACTATTATGGTTCAAGATACAATGGGCATGCGATTAACCAACATATAAAACCTAATGGGAAACTCTGTCATGCTGTCATCAGAAATACAGTTCCAGTCTCCTGCtacaaaaactgaaaagcaacaGACTATAAAAGTCTATATAATTCCTGGAAGGTAATCTCATAAAAAATGCActcaaaaatcagaattaaaacattttatttttgccacaAGAAGCTCTATGAACTAATATCAGGTAATGGTTAATGAAAAGTAGAACTTAAAGTCATGATAGGGAAGATTGTACAAGTATGAACATTACAGTATTGGGTGGAAATGAACAAGGTTTCATGACTGACATAGGTGAGAAAGCCAGTGCTGCTGAATTAGCATTTCATTCTTTAGAATCCACATGCCTTGACAATATAAAATACCTTGATCatttttactatttgtttttgGTACAACGGGAAAAACTGCAGCGTCAATTCTTCATAGTGGTTGTATGTGGGGGATCATTACCAGCAAAATGataatgatcatttaaaatatattaagtgaaTCTTGCAAGATTGCtatggcatttaaaaatctttgctcagtttgagcattttcattttgtcatttctttttaacaaattgcTACTTGAAATAGTTCCTATCCGGAATATCTATAGGTAATGTAGCATAGGAGCAAATTTGAAGCcaacttgaaaggaaaaaaaagttcaaatacCAGAAAGCTAAGTATAAAATAGGAAAAGCCCATGGTAAGTTTTAAACAGCATCTTGCTACAGATTTCCAACCCCATAAATACTGGGAGTGAAGGGTTTTAACCCCAAAGGAGTATTTCACATGAATTCTGAACTTTGGATATAGAGACTTCTAGAAAAACTGAAACCCTGACATACATGCAAGTAAGAGTCTTCTggcaaaaatacaatttaaagtgaattttccagttttcttcctcccccaaaacTCCAGAAGATACCTTCAGTAGGCAAAGTTTGAAATTTCATACTCAGAATTTACATAGAGCTCAGCAGCAGCAAATAATAGGGAATCCTTATATCCAGATAATTCAGAACGGATAGTTTTCCATTATAGAATTAATTCCTGGTTTGTCATAATAACCTTGTAGAAACTACCAAGTTTTATTATGACAGACTAATTTATGTAGCAGTTAAGTCTGAAAGGACTGGAAGCTCTGCTGGCATCAGTATCATTCACAACTTGAAGAATTATGTCTAACTGGTGGGACAGCATTAATGAAACAAATTTCcattgaaaatatttcagaatgtacCCTATGGTCAAAGAGTAATGTTACCAATACCtacacaaaaaggaaacagatattctAATTCCAGAGATCAGAGTCTTAAGTtgtaagataatttaaaattttccaaggaTTAGTTTACAAAATGGTCTGAAGGTCTCAACTCACAGAACAGAGAACACATAGCTGCACATCATTCCCATCCTCGGTATGCAAAcggttatatttttctttctccttgtatTATTGCAAATACTGATGCTGGATACCCTCAGATACCATCTTAAACACTGAAACCATTATCTTCACATCTAGTTCACTATCAGAAGAATGATGTATACGTGGGAAATCATGATTAAAGCTTTAAGTTCAAAGTCAAGAAATAAgactattttcaaaaatacatggttaaggagaaagaaaatatctatgTTGAATTAAGAAATACTTAAGCAAGGTTACAAATGACTAATAACTATGCACAACAATCTCTTTCAgtatctattaatttttttcctttgcaaaaagTCATTTACAGAAGTTCATCAAGTCAATCCTGTTATAAATGCTAGACTATATATTTGTTCCAACCTGCTTCCCTTTTAATACTAGCACTTTAATAAgttttgactttattttctaagtgtttaaatgtgtcattttaaaagggagaaaaaatggtATTTATTGTTCTCAAGAAAAAATGGGAAATCAACAAGCCTATTTAACTTCCAAAGACAGCTTCTGATCGCTATAATATTGCAGCAATTTGCAGATGGAATGGAACTTATTTTAGAAGGGGTAAAAACCTAAATGGTCTTGCTGAAAGGACAATACTAGATCACTGATtcaactatttcaaaaaaaaaaaaaagtcctattagAGATTCTAAGtaatatgaacatttaaaaatatatgccagTAGCCTCCTGCCCAAAATATGTAGGAGTCTCATTTATGAAATTTGTCACTTATAAAGATGTATACATAAAAATTTACTTGGTGGTTTTCAGATTCAAAATTCGAAAAATTTCATGGGACTATTTTTAACCATACTGAGCAAAAAGGAAATCTCCATTCACTTCCATGCTCTGGCTGTATCCCGTTAAAAGCACAGAATTCCAAACAAACACGGCAGAACTTTTCATCTTCTATCTGCATTATGGAGATTTGTTGTTTTCCTTTAGTATTTTTGCCCATGGAAACCACATTGCAAAagtatatatatactgtatatatacgGTAGTCCAGCCACCAAAGTCTTTTCTGGACTATGGCGATAAAAGTAAGATTTCTCATTATGTAAAACTAATTCATTCTTCAAATGAGAGACTTGTCTGCATGGCCATtttcatggggggggggggcgggaggcaggAGGTTGCTATCTATTTCAACTAGCAGTATACACAACCAAGCAGAGACTCATTCTGAAAATTTCCAGGACAACTTTAGAAGTTCTTGTTACCTTTTTATGCCATATACAAAACACAACACACATTTATAGTCTCAATATTAAGAAAATTGAGAATTCAGCAGTAAAGTGCTAACACGGAAGGGGAAAGTTGCAAGACATACTAGGGTATGCTAATAACTCCAGTTATTTTCAAAGAACATTCAGACTGCTTCAGATTCTATTCAGGAAACTATCtctccaagcttttttttttttgcctcttttaaaTGTGCTGAAAGCTAACTATATAAACAGatactgggggaggggggatttcTTAATCTCTATTCACACTTCCAGAATAATTTGTTCctaaaaattattaacaaataaTCCAACTAGACTACCTTCAGATGACGTGGCAGAtcaaattaatttgttttacagGTCTTCTGAAAGCCCTGCCCCTTAATCCAAACCAAaactttctgatttttcaaaGTTCAGTAAGATTCTGGTATTATAAATTCAAACTCAGTACTGCCATCTGTTACATTCTGTTTAAAAATTGAATCATTTTCCTGCTGAATAAAAATATCTTCCCAGGTCATTGGCTTGTTCTGAGGAGTAGATGTGGTCCCTACTGGAGGTTCTTTCCCAGCATCAACCTTATACCCAACACCATCATCCTTCATCACAGGCATAGTGCCTGACCTATCAGAAAGGTATGCATATTGTCTGATCTGTAAAGACCTGCACGGATGTAAACGATAAAGCTTCGAGTCTCCAGAAGGATCTTGACTATGAACTGACTTTATGTGTGAAGACATAAACTGATAGTTGATGAAAGATTTGCCACAGGCCAAACATTGATACCTTCGCTCCCCTGTGTGATGAATTTCATGCTTTGTGCGATATTCTGCAAGAGGAAATACCTTCTCACAGTAACGGCAAGGATACTTCTTCTCCCAAGAATGAATGTTAAAATGTCTCCGCAAGCTTGTCAGACAGACATAGGACCTTTTGCatacaatacatatataatagaCCCTTCCATCTACTATTAACTCATAGTGATCATCGTGTTTTACTTTCATACGTTTATTTGCCGTCTCACTGCTAGATGTTTTTGGTAGCTCATTCTCAAGTCTGGCCTCCCCTTCGTCAGGGTCATCTTTGACAGGGATCACTATATCATAAGTATCTTCACCGATATTTGCATAAACCTTGCAACCCGTCGACAAGCCTTCGATTTCAGTAGCTGTATCTAAAGTAATGATCTTCTGACCCTCCATTAGATGTTTTGATCCTAAACCTGGATCATTAGTGTTTCTAGTAATTAtatctgaaatttttaaagaattgttaaGTGGCTCTTGCAGAAGTGTAGGAATTTGCATCTTCTGTATCAATGATCCATCAAAAGTGGTATTTGGGGGGTTATCAGCCTGTGGGACCAAAGAGGTATTACTGACCGCTGAATCTGGACTGGAGCTAATagtgtcatcatcatcatctataatttcctcctcttcctcttcattgGCCTTGTTTCCTGTTAAAACAGCACTGTTTGGTGGCTGCTGATTCTGCACAAGTAAATTGATTGAAGGAGACATATGATTTGGAAGTGAAGAACTGACATTTGGTGGTGTAGTAAGTGGTGTCTgatttaacaaaataatattgGGAGTCAGATGTGTCGGGGCCGAAGATACCAGCACTTTTTCACTTCCTTGTGTTTGGCTCAGAGTTGCCTGATTCACAGAAGTAGGAAGTTTCTGAGTAGGTGTGATA
Protein-coding regions in this window:
- the ZBTB33 gene encoding transcriptional regulator Kaiso, encoding METRKLISATDIQYSGSLLNSLNEQRGHGLFCDVTVIVEDRKFRAHRNILSASSTYFHQLFSVAGQVVELSFIRAEIFAEILNYIYSSKIVRVRSDLLDELIKSGQLLGVKFIAELGVPLSQVKSISGTAQDGNAETLPPGSSDKNLEIQKSKDEAQDNGATIMPIITESFSLSAEDYETKKIIVTDSDDDDDDVIFCSEILPAKETLPSTNAVAQVQPNPGSVAISDVAPCASNSSPPLTNITPTQKLPTSVNQATLSQTQGSEKVLVSSAPTHLTPNIILLNQTPLTTPPNVSSSLPNHMSPSINLLVQNQQPPNSAVLTGNKANEEEEEEIIDDDDDTISSSPDSAVSNTSLVPQADNPPNTTFDGSLIQKMQIPTLLQEPLNNSLKISDIITRNTNDPGLGSKHLMEGQKIITLDTATEIEGLSTGCKVYANIGEDTYDIVIPVKDDPDEGEARLENELPKTSSSETANKRMKVKHDDHYELIVDGRVYYICIVCKRSYVCLTSLRRHFNIHSWEKKYPCRYCEKVFPLAEYRTKHEIHHTGERRYQCLACGKSFINYQFMSSHIKSVHSQDPSGDSKLYRLHPCRSLQIRQYAYLSDRSGTMPVMKDDGVGYKVDAGKEPPVGTTSTPQNKPMTWEDIFIQQENDSIFKQNVTDGSTEFEFIIPESY